The genomic region ccacaaagatcatcgttgaccatccaatcataatccagaagaattgatggatggcacaacgatagatcaatgtgggtaagcgagccagaggcagggtgtaaatatgttggggcattggtgttataaagacataagctgtttttattaataaaatcttcgatacgtctacctctatcgtcagtgcctggggagccccagaggctattatgaccgttaaagtcacccatgataatatatggcactggtagttgtgatacgatgttactcagttcatcacaactaaatggagtatttggaggtaaatatatagaacagactgttatttttcggtgaagagttgcgcttacagcaacagcttgtaaggtggtatttagctgaatgtgtctgtgaggaacgtttttatgcaccgccaccgccacaccacctgatgggcggccacctgttgttggagttttggtgtatagtgtaaattgtcggagattgatggtgtctttcagcattatttcttgaaggcagaatatggatgggttttttgtttgtataagatgttttaattcttctatgttcgctttaaatccgcgtatgttccattgtatgatagtgtttgtctctatgttgatccttgaggatagtttgtcggaccgacaggactgcTCGAAgcaggttgtttggtggcgataaatgtattgtcaccaaactcgctgtcgtccgatagaacatcatagatgttccgtccaaggatagggtcatctgatcccttactgggtttgttgtttagtgcagggagcctcgccagctttaccttggtggtttttgtctggcgttgctcctgcggtggtgtatttgctggacgCTTTGCTTTATCAGGgagttttttaacgtcaatagacggtgaagatgtagcacgtctatgacgagcggcggtaactttttttctgatgttcggtgtttgaatttggtgttgtgtaagtcctggagacgccggtgggattggcgttttagctccaggtggcccaGCAGGTGGATTTTGTTGTGGTTTAGATGGAcccgacttgaacctgttcgggtccccaaTGATTACTTTAcaggccttagcatcagccatatctgggacatcattgtcccagttaggcttgtcaaccaaggcctggaccgacgcatgtttgacggtgacactgtcaacaggcgtttttgcgcgggtgatctgagcataggttgccacattcaggtctgaacgctcgactatcctcctagcctcggggaaagagacaccttgggtatatttgacccgtaatatctccctctcccgagtccaggcaggacaggtgcgagcagacgcagcatggtcacccccgcaattgacgcagtgacggttgacaatgtcacattcgtctttttcgtcgtgaccttcacggccacagtactgacataccattttccgtctacaattgctctcatgatggccgtacctctggcagttacggcacctcaatggattagggatgtagacagtgacattgtaacgttggtatccaacagttacgctctgtggtaatgttggtgtagcgaatgttaagataaaagtgtgtgttgggaccaagctcccactttttctcgtcatgatgcgtttaacatgggagaccggaatgttctcctcttggaagtatgacagtatgtcagcctcattgtcattgcgcaaggctgggcacctgattacccccttgctgcaattcaatgatgagtgtggttttacacacactcCGAGGCCGGCAAAAttgttggttccaaggaggttctccgcttgttgcttgcggaaaacctctattaggagatcacccgatcccaaaggcttgacagatttgacatctccagcaatgcctttgatgccctttcgcaatattaagggtgataaacctgcagtggtcttgccactctgtgtagaggacatgaccagaaactgtgggaatgtgtttgttgtaccgctttttgtttgttgatttgtggttgattctttttggggagattttggttgtagttcattttgtttgtttttggaagccatcttttagagttaattacaattcgctagctgtgcccccacccacctcggagcccaacagggggacactcatgatgacatggatatccaatgtcaaagtgtcagggttacacagatagtatactcggaagaatatttcgaacaaacataattcaaatcaagcttgcgacagcacgctcgcaagattgtacacctgcaagatcgatcagaatcaagacaatccaaattaaactcacgattgaccctaagccaccgccttcttggagatctacgaaccaagggctcggcatgaccagccgattgataatacagggcccatattacctctcgtctaaccggagtctgaagccaaagtagtgtgtgtagcagtaaaaaaaaggaagaaaaaagagcaaaacctattcaaccaccaggaccttcttcccccggatacgagatgcaacccacggcaaacaggttggctcaaattggagctactgtgaaagccttcagctacactgatatcacgcggacgcacatcacacccccaaaagtggtgtgcatccgcaagagaccagtgcacccagtctcgggacgtggacccagcttaaatgcagtgttgcgtgtatgttgtgctaggtgcgtgttttgggagactgcggtatattcatgttgtgtcttcttgtatagtggaactgttgccctttttattgtgctatatcacattgtggccgagtggttaagatgtctcgacatattaccaccagcccttcacctctgggatgcgggttcaaATCCCaagtgggacagttgccaggtactgaccgctggtcgatggtttttctctgggtactccgactttcctccactaacaaacctggcacgtcctttcatgaccctggctgttatagGGCGTTAAACTAACAAAACCAAATCAATATTGGTATTTATGTTTCACAAACTTGTGTTTCATAAGAATATGAAGTAAAAATGTGTATGTCAGATCACTTGTTACAAAAATAgtgttaaagaaaaaaatgaacaataattagtgacTGCAAATGACAGTGtgttatatttatgatatgattttcatttatCTCTATAATTTCATTCACAGACTTGTTCCAACGGGCACAATGTCCATACTTGGAACTCCCAACCAAGGTTGAAGAAGGTTTATGTTGGCAATGTGCTCCTGTCAGCTGCAATTTTGATGTCTGGTAATAATTATCAGAAAATTTCGCTATTATTCCAATTCTTGAATCTTGGAATGATCAGCTCAACAAGCCATCTACGTGTTCAAAGAACATTTACAGTGCCAGTGATAGACTCTTCCTACCAGACCCTTATGAGAGAAACCATCAACAAATACAAGGGAAAAGAATTAGTTGTTGCTGGTAAGTTTGGCGATTGTCTGATGAAAAGTGTACAATTTTACATGATTATCAGGTAGTGaaagtacaaaaataatcaaatagcTTTTACCATGATAAGGGTTATGAGACCTTATATGGGCATTACCTGTATGATCCCAATTACATTGtgttcaaaacaaattttgttgacATTGAAATAAAGGTAAAAGATATATAGCAGTTGAAAATTTTACTTTTCATAGGTGATGCACGTAATGACAGTCCTGGACACACTGCAATGTACTGCACCTACACTTTTATTGAGTACGAGACAAAAGACATTGTGTCCAGTATTGTCATCGACAAACGAATGACAAATTTGAAATCCATCAACATGGAAAAAGAGGGAATGTTGAGAGCGATGAAAAGTCTGCTGGATGAAGGAGTACTTATCAAAGAAGTGTGCACTGATGCCCATACCCAAATTGCAAGCATGCTGAGTAAGTGCTATAAccatatttcaataaaacattgtCATATATTTCTTATAACTACCCCCATGTGACAAGGCCTTTTAAGTTTATCTGACCcgaaaggtcaggatgacctatagccatCATGCCCCATCAGTTGTCGAGGGCCATGCGTTAACTTtgcattcaaacgacttctaacttaccgaaaggtccagggtactcatatttggcctgtagcatgctaagGTGAGGTGtatccaagtttgttcaaatgaatgaccttgactgccaTTCATGGTCACAtgtgtcaaataggctgaagtcttaaaacaacttcttgtgtaTAGTAAGAGACCTAGAGTCCCAATATTGGACTTGTAACATGTTGGCATGAAGGAACACTAtgttattaaataataattcaCCTTTGTGCATATATAccagataaaaaaatgtttagagGTATAGACCAATCTATCATTTTCAAGACATTAAAATTGTTTGGGTATGATTATATTAGTCCCAACTTCCTTACATTATAACGGCATGTACTAGTAGTTTGATTACACCGCAATAACCTATTAGTTGGAACTTCATTCGCACAGCCAATGTatattacaacttttatttcAGTCTATCATATCCCTACAGAAACAAGTGATTATAAgggttttatatatttttcatttgttgcAGAGAAAGACTACCCCCTGTTAAAACACAGCTTTGACACCTGGCATGGCGCTAAGAATTTCGGAAAAAAGATGACTGCTGTATGTATATTATTTCCGAAAAAAGTTTATGTCCTTTCCTTGTATCATCTTATACCTTAGGTTCCTAGTTTGAAACCCATATGGGATTGTCCTAAAGGTAGTGACTATAGGTCAATGAATTTCTATACATCACAAATCTGGTTTGTCTTTACACAGTACTGGCTAAAAATAATCTCAATAAACAAAATCCCTACACCTGTGGATAGTACCAAAGTAAGGTTTAGGCCCGAATTAATTTATAAGTATCACTGGAATATTATATGATTTAGGCTTACTTTTATCTGATGCTATGTTATTAGATACCAGGTTGATAACTGGACAGATAAATTTGCTATctatttttcacaaaattaattacatgtatctctaaatacatataaatgttcCCTCAACAATATGTCGAATAAGAATCTATATTTCCACAGGTTGCTGCAGAGACCAGAAATAAAGACCATAGACCATGGGTACAGGACCTTGTGAACCATTTCTGGTACTGCAGTAGGAAAGCCCAAGGCAGTGAGATGGCTCTCATAGTAAGTATCTCCATGACTTAATACAACTAACAGACACATTCATTCTTTCAAAGACGTTATCTTCTTCCCTTTGACTTATAGATATATATCAATTCAATTTTTGAATGATAACTTTTTTGGTCATCAAGACATTTAATAGTATATTTCATTGATTGGACTTCTGTATCCTTGAATATAACTCCAgtcattatgaaataaaattgtgtCGTTTTAGCTTCATGTGAACATTGTATACTATTACTATCCTTATTATGTAGTCTTTactaatttaatataaatgaatatcTTTCAACGTTATGCCAAAatataggtattgatagtgatgTTAAGTATGCATTTCTTAGTCCAGATGGAGAGGGATTTTGCACCATGTGACAGATGTGCATGAATGGGTTATTGGGGATGGTGCAGGCCCAGCACAATGCGAGCATGATCCCATTCTGACAACAGAAGATATGGAGAGTAAGTGACTGGAACCTGGGTCAGAACCTCACACTTCTCTTGCCAAAGTGATATTGGACACAAGGCTTCTGCACAATTTGAACTATTATGTCAACTTCAGGTATGCATAAAACACTAAAGGCATCATGagattaaattatttattctatcATATGCATAAACTTCCATAATGGTATTATAAATCATATGAATGAAAAACATATCTTTTTAACAGTAATTTCCTGAAGTTGTATGTACTCAATTTCAGTTGCCTGATATCACAGTAACAATTATCAAAAGAAACTATCCAATATTTGACAATAATACTTAAACAGACAACACAATAGTGCCTATGATTGCCACATTATGCAATTCTATAGCTACTTTCACCAATCTTGTTATATAGTGTATACTATACAAATGTAAAGTTTTGTTGGTCTCTCTTTATACTGCCATTTATTTCAGACATACAGGCGAGTTGGAAAACTTCCACGAGCATATACTCATGTATGCAGCAAAGAGATTTGCCTACaggtatttatatttttcatatcaaagtactttatattaaaatgataatgaaaattgTTATGTGGTGAACATACAAGCAGCACTGTTTCattaagaaatacatgtacactgaatAAATGAAATCACATTAACTTCAAATAATTGCATTTATTCCAAAGTAATTGTATGCCAtaattaaagctgacaatgcaagttaaaaaatgtacatttgaggaaaaaaaaataatgaattttcttatttcaaaatttgtttctgagacatcccattgcgtttctaaggacgggcagaCGCCATTTTGCTTGAACTCAGCTTGGATACGAGACGCCtgccgacccctatataaagcgcgtgaatcaacacacgtgcgctcagtcatgtacatatacacctagcagttgtccactgtgtatcaccttctgatacataaacaaaacaccttacctgtaaatatctGTAGGGCTGGTTTTAGCAAGCAAACATGTCAACTCTTCTAAGCTGTATTTAGAGGTTTCACAAATTTAACTTTCcacacaaatgaataaaaatcctgattataatccgtccacatatctccatgTATGCTATCGTACCCGATGTACTCGATTGGCCACTTGCACGTGACCACCTGCCCCGAACAAGTGAcgcttccatatataaactaccaaaggcacacacgtgtacatgtgcgtgtaatatctaatatgttgaagtgttttatttgctcttatttgacatattttgggatctagctgacattattacttcaatgaaaccttgtcaggtgagtgcagtatttatatttagtttgaCAATGTTATCTCCTATTAGAATTTCCTTGTCTGTTTACGTTATAGTCAAAATGGATCTCGCACGTGGAAAGAAAGTATGAATTCATgcattacttttaatttaactgtatatatctttatatggtTCCTAGAAACTTTATTTGAGAAAACAGAAAGTACTaaccattttattatcattacgtCTTGGGTATTTAATGCAGTAGATCTAGAGCCGGTGAAGTGTTAGTAATGTTACACCTTGAACAACGAGCGTTCGACTGATTGCAC from Argopecten irradians isolate NY unplaced genomic scaffold, Ai_NY scaffold_0260, whole genome shotgun sequence harbors:
- the LOC138312246 gene encoding uncharacterized protein encodes the protein MSGNNYQKISLLFQFLNLGMISSTSHLRVQRTFTVPVIDSSYQTLMRETINKYKGKELVVAGDARNDSPGHTAMYCTYTFIEYETKDIVSSIVIDKRMTNLKSINMEKEGMLRAMKSLLDEGVLIKEVCTDAHTQIASMLKKDYPLLKHSFDTWHGAKNFGKKMTAVAAETRNKDHRPWVQDLVNHFWYCSRKAQGSEMALISRWRGILHHVTDVHEWVIGDGAGPAQCEHDPILTTEDMESK